The DNA sequence AAACTTTAGGATGTTGATCAGTCATATTTGCATCCACATGAATTTGGAATGAGTCGTATTCAACTTTCATTTTTTTCAACATTGATGCCACATCCATGCCTGTACAGCCTGCTAAGGCTGCTAAAATAAGTGGTTTAGGTCTGGGGCCTTTGTCAGTTCCCCCAAATTCTTCGGCTGA is a window from the Bacteroidota bacterium genome containing:
- a CDS encoding OsmC family protein gives rise to the protein MANITMKHEEGMSFSTDINGHKLVIDSAEEFGGTDKGPRPKPLILAALAGCTGMDVASMLKKMKVEYDSFQIHVDANMTDQHPKV